A single region of the Gorilla gorilla gorilla isolate KB3781 chromosome 1, NHGRI_mGorGor1-v2.1_pri, whole genome shotgun sequence genome encodes:
- the PLA2G2F gene encoding group IIF secretory phospholipase A2, translated as MADGAQANPKGFKKKVLDRCFSGWRGPRFGASCPSRTSRSSLGMKKFFAVAILAGSVLSTAHGSLLNLKAMVEAVTGRSAILSFVGYGCYCGLGGRGQPKDEVDWCCHAHDCCYQELFDQGCHPYVDHYDHTIENNTEIVCSDLNKTECDKQTCMCDKNVVLCLLNQTYREEYRGFLNVYCQGPTPSCSIYEPPPEEVTCSHQSPALPAPP; from the exons ATGGCAGATGGGGCGCAGGCCAACCCCAAAGGGTTCAAAAAGAAGGTGCTGGATAGATGCTTCTCTGGGTGGAGGGGCCCACGCTTCGGGGCCTCCTGTCCTTCAAGAACCTCCAG GTCTAGCCTGGGTATGAAGAAGTTCTTCGCTGTGGCCATCCTTGCTGGCAGCG TTCTGTCCACAGCTCACGGAAGCCTGCTCAACCTGAAGGCCATGGTGGAGGCCGTCACAGGGAGGAGCGCCATCCTGTCCTTCGTGGGCTACGGTTGCTACTGTGGGCTGGGGGGCCGTGGCCAGCCCAAGGATGAGGTGGACTG GTGCTGCCACGCCCACGACTGCTGCTACCAGGAACTCTTTGACCAAGGCTGTCACCCCTATGTGGACCACTATGATCACACCATCGAGAACAACACTGAGATAGTCTGCA GTGACCTCAACAAGACAGAGTGTGACAAGCAGACATGCATGTGTGACAAGAACGTGGTTCTGTGCCTCTTGAACCAGACGTACCGAGAGGAGTACCGTGGCTTCCTCAATGTCTACTGCCAGGGCCCCACGCCCAGCTGCAGCATCTATGAACCGCCCCCTGAGGAGGTCACCTGCAGTCACCAATCCCCAGCGCTCCCCGCCCCTCCCTAG